From a single Agrobacterium tumefaciens genomic region:
- a CDS encoding ABC transporter permease gives MPSTNTGGPSDAGRKLPLHWIGVVPFAVFVLLFLIMPTMKIVIGAFQHADGSLTLENIAGLFTPSILSAYWISIKISLASAALGCLIGFGVAAAVVLGGLPQRIRGPLLTFSGVASQFAGVPLAFAFIATLGPVGLLTVFLKTQIGIDLRLLGFNILSFWGLTVTYLFFQIPLMILIITPALDGLKREWREAAEILGATGLQYWRMVAFPILLPSLLGTMSLLFANAFGAVATAIALTGSSLNIVPILLFAQIRGDVLGNPHLGYALAFGMIVVTGIANALYIWLRARSERWLK, from the coding sequence ATGCCATCAACCAACACCGGCGGACCATCCGACGCGGGCAGAAAGTTGCCGCTGCACTGGATAGGCGTCGTACCTTTTGCCGTTTTTGTTCTGCTGTTTCTGATCATGCCGACGATGAAGATCGTCATTGGCGCGTTTCAGCATGCCGATGGCAGCTTGACGCTGGAAAACATCGCCGGGCTTTTCACCCCGTCCATTCTTTCGGCCTACTGGATTTCGATCAAGATCAGCCTCGCCTCGGCGGCTCTCGGCTGCCTGATCGGTTTTGGCGTCGCCGCCGCCGTGGTGCTCGGCGGCCTGCCGCAGCGCATCCGCGGGCCGCTTCTCACCTTTTCGGGCGTCGCCTCGCAATTTGCCGGCGTTCCGCTTGCCTTCGCCTTCATCGCCACGCTTGGTCCGGTTGGCCTGCTGACCGTCTTCCTGAAGACGCAGATCGGCATTGATCTTCGGCTCCTCGGCTTCAACATCCTGTCCTTCTGGGGCCTCACGGTCACCTATCTGTTCTTCCAGATACCGCTGATGATCCTCATCATCACGCCGGCGCTGGACGGGCTGAAGCGCGAATGGCGCGAGGCTGCGGAAATCCTCGGCGCGACCGGCCTGCAATATTGGCGCATGGTGGCCTTCCCCATCCTTTTGCCGTCGCTGCTCGGCACCATGTCGCTGCTGTTTGCCAATGCCTTCGGCGCGGTGGCCACAGCAATCGCGCTCACCGGTTCCTCGCTCAACATCGTGCCGATCCTGCTTTTCGCGCAGATCCGCGGCGATGTCCTCGGCAATCCGCATCTTGGTTACGCACTCGCCTTCGGCATGATTGTCGTCACCGGCATTGCCAATGCACTATATATCTGGCTGCGCGCCCGCAGCGAAAGGTGGCTGAAATGA